AAAGATTTTATAAACTGCGGCATCAGTGCAATACACCGTTGGGACATCGGCAGATTAAAAATTGACTTTTCGTTGGGCACTTACCTTTTCCGTACCGAAAAAAGCGATGCCAATGTTTATGATAAACTCGCAATTAAATATCAGTTTTATAAAAATTTTGAAACATTTATTTTCCTTAAATCACATTATGCCAAAGCTGATTTTATGGGTTGGGGAATTGGGTGGAGCCTGTAAAATAATTTGAGATTTTAGAATGCAGAAATCAGATTTAAATTTATGAATGCAGATTATAGATTTCCAATATTAAAGAATAGATTTCCATCCGTTTTCAAGATGTTTTTGTTAATTCTTTTTTTAGCATCCTGCTCGGATGATAATTGTGATTGCCTTAATGGAAACGGTGTTGTAGTAACAGAAAACAGAGTATCCGGCAATTTTAATACCTTAAATATCAAGGGTGATGTGGATGTTATTCTCGTTCCTTCCGATAGCACTTTCCTGAAAGTGGAAACAGGAATCAACCTGATGGATAACATTAAAACATATATAACTGACAGTATTTTATACATTAAAAACGAAACTTCCTGCAACTGGCTTCGCAGTTTTGACAATAAGGTAAAAATATTTGTAGCCATAAAAAACCTTAGTCATATCACCTTCCGCTCAAACGGAAAACTGAGTTGTGCCGATACTTTACGAATGCCGGTT
This is a stretch of genomic DNA from Lentimicrobiaceae bacterium. It encodes these proteins:
- a CDS encoding DUF2807 domain-containing protein — translated: MFLLILFLASCSDDNCDCLNGNGVVVTENRVSGNFNTLNIKGDVDVILVPSDSTFLKVETGINLMDNIKTYITDSILYIKNETSCNWLRSFDNKVKIFVAIKNLSHITFRSNGKLSCADTLRMPVLKINVWDGSGSIALKMNNYANYVAMHIGAVDITLSGKSSQLYLYNACYGPFFG